The following coding sequences lie in one Apium graveolens cultivar Ventura chromosome 3, ASM990537v1, whole genome shotgun sequence genomic window:
- the LOC141713846 gene encoding uncharacterized protein LOC141713846 — translation MIYHIIPEEILHSLAEKKKAKDAWMTIKTMSQGAERVKAAKIQTLKSEFESLSMKDTAILDDFCIKINGLVTNIRPLGEDMKEAYVVKKMLRAVSMIFLQIVSTMKQFGDLETMTVEEVIGSLKSHAERLNYQSDNSGGQLMLTEEEWMKKESEGEKLLLAKEEWQKRMNKGGTSMRNRTGWDKSRVKCYNCGLYGYIAAECRKPRHVRDVKQEIKNEAFLAQMEDDEPALLLAKHEGRKETMLLNKEKVIPKLKPVTSKGIMGTNVWYLDNGASNHMTGDKSKFKDLDIILQCKNGEERTLHEVYYIPTLCSNIISLGQLSESENKVD, via the coding sequence ATGATTTACCATATCATACCTGAGGAGATACTACACTCCCTTGCAGAGAAGAAGAAAGCAAAAGATGCTTGGATGACTATAAAGACTATGTCTCAAGGTGCTGAAAGGGTAAAAGCGGCTAAAATTCAGACTCTCAAATCTGAATTCGAATCATTAAGTATGAAAGATACAGCTATCCTAGACGATTTCTGCATAAAAATCAATGGACTTGTAACCAACATTCGTCCACTTGGAGAGGATATGAAGGAAGCCTATGTGGTAAAAAAGATGTTACGTGCAGTATCAATGATATTCTTACAGATAGTATCAACGATGAAACAGTTTGGTGATTTAGAAACCATGACTGTTGAAGAGGTGATTGGGTCACTAAAGTCACATGCGGAGAGGCTAAATTATCAAAGTGACAATTCTGGGGGGCAGCTAATGCTTACTGAAGAAGAATGGATGAAGAAGGAAAGTGAAGGTGAAAAACTTTTACTCGCcaaggaagaatggcagaagaGGATGAACAAAGGGGGAACAAGTATGAGAAATCGTACTGGATGGGATAAAAGTAGAGTCAAGTGTTACAATTGTGGTTTGTACGGCTATATTGCTGCAGAGTGTCGCAAACCACGACATGTAAGGGATGTGaaacaagaaataaaaaatgAGGCCTTTTTAGCTCAAATGGAGGACGATGAACCTGCTTTGCTATTGGCCAAGCATGAAGGGAGAAAGGAGACTATGTTGCTGAACAAAGAAAAAGTAATACCAAAACTGAAGCCTGTTACAAGCAAGGGGATTATGGGAACAAATGTGTGGTATCTCGACAATGGTGCGAGCAACCATATGACCGGAGACAAGTCGAAATTCAAGGACCTGGACATAATTCTTCAATGCAAAAACGGGGAGGAGCGTACTCTTCACGAGGTATATTATATTCCAACTCTTTGTAGTAACATTATAAGTTTGGGGCAACTGTCGGAAAGTGAAAATAAGGTTGATTAA